A section of the Deltaproteobacteria bacterium GWC2_65_14 genome encodes:
- a CDS encoding integration host factor subunit beta, producing the protein MTKSDLVQMMSEKLGTLTKKECEVIVDTVFHNMRDALQRGEKIEIRGFGSFTVRVRRAKEGRNPKTGEKVFIPEKRIPFFKVGKELREMVNG; encoded by the coding sequence ATGACGAAGAGCGACCTGGTGCAGATGATGTCGGAGAAACTCGGCACGCTGACGAAGAAGGAATGCGAGGTGATCGTGGACACGGTCTTCCACAACATGCGGGATGCCCTGCAGCGCGGGGAGAAGATCGAGATCCGAGGCTTCGGCAGCTTCACCGTCCGCGTCCGCCGCGCAAAGGAGGGGCGCAATCCCAAGACCGGGGAAAAGGTCTTCATCCCGGAAAAAAGGATCCCCTTCTTCAAGGTCGGCAAGGAACTGCGGGAGATGGTCAACGGGTGA
- a CDS encoding 4-hydroxy-3-methylbut-2-enyl diphosphate reductase yields the protein MKRIHIARSAGFCFGVKRAISIANDTARKGEKDREVRPIHSLGPLIHNPQAVRDLETRGVHVVESVDQIACGKVIVRSHGITRADQEALRGKEVEVIDATCPFVSKAQEHASRLSREGYAVIVVGDENHPEVKSIVSYIGPGVPILASLEEIRRIKPGVRKAGIVAQTTQSLERLLEFVSAALSKFPEVRVYNTICNATILRQKESIAVAGRTDLMIVLGGYNSANTRRLFEICREINENTLHIETAEELSTGPLEGVASVGVTAGASTPQWIIDGLVGKIRETWSGEPVEVVYTQ from the coding sequence GTGAAACGGATCCACATCGCCCGGAGCGCGGGGTTCTGCTTCGGCGTCAAGCGGGCGATCTCGATCGCGAACGACACCGCGCGGAAGGGGGAGAAGGACCGGGAGGTGCGCCCCATCCATTCCCTGGGTCCGCTGATCCACAATCCCCAGGCGGTGCGGGACCTGGAGACCCGGGGGGTCCATGTCGTCGAGTCGGTGGACCAGATCGCCTGCGGGAAGGTGATCGTCCGGTCCCACGGCATCACCCGCGCCGACCAGGAGGCGCTGCGCGGGAAGGAAGTGGAGGTCATCGACGCCACCTGCCCGTTCGTGAGCAAGGCGCAGGAGCATGCCTCCCGGCTGAGCCGGGAGGGGTACGCGGTGATCGTGGTGGGAGACGAGAACCATCCGGAAGTGAAGAGCATCGTCAGCTATATCGGCCCGGGGGTTCCGATCCTCGCCTCCCTGGAGGAGATCCGGCGCATCAAGCCCGGGGTCCGGAAGGCGGGGATCGTCGCGCAGACGACCCAGTCGCTCGAGCGTCTGCTGGAGTTCGTCTCGGCTGCCCTGTCGAAGTTCCCCGAGGTGCGGGTCTACAACACGATCTGCAACGCGACGATCCTGCGGCAGAAGGAGTCCATCGCGGTTGCCGGGAGGACCGACCTGATGATCGTCCTGGGGGGCTACAACAGTGCGAACACCCGGCGGCTCTTCGAGATCTGCCGGGAAATCAACGAGAACACGCTCCACATCGAGACCGCGGAGGAACTGTCGACGGGGCCGCTCGAAGGGGTCGCCAGCGTGGGGGTGACGGCAGGGGCCTCCACTCCCCAGTGGATCATCGACGGACTGGTCGGGAAAATCCGGGAAACCTGGTCCGGAGAACCGGTGGAAGTGGTCTACACCCAGTAG
- a CDS encoding chorismate mutase, with protein MQDRMKELRAEIDAADNGILSLLNRRARAALEIGKLKTEKNLRYYVPEREVEILRRLIAENPGPFPGEALKAIYREIISASLSLEKPLSVAFLGPRATFTHLACLKHFGESAEYVHQITVSEVFDAVERGIADFGVVPIENSSEGIVSNTLDMFVEHTLRISGEILLEVDHDLLSVTGDAGHVRKIYSHPHAIAQCRGWLERNLREIPVFDVESTARAAELAADDPSAAAVAGEAAAKLYGLKAVRKRIQDNANNFTRFIIVGKLSPERTGNDKTSILFSGKDEVGSLYLMLEPFAKHRVNLTKIESRPVKKKAWEYLFFLDMEGHITDDPVAGAVDELRMRAHFLKILGSYPRAI; from the coding sequence ATGCAGGACCGGATGAAGGAGCTTCGTGCCGAGATCGACGCGGCGGATAACGGGATCCTCTCCCTGCTGAACCGCCGGGCCCGGGCGGCGCTCGAGATCGGCAAGCTCAAAACCGAGAAGAACCTCCGCTACTACGTGCCGGAGCGGGAGGTGGAGATCCTGCGCCGCCTCATCGCGGAGAACCCCGGCCCCTTTCCGGGCGAGGCGCTCAAGGCGATCTACCGGGAGATCATCTCGGCCTCCCTCTCCCTCGAAAAGCCGCTGAGCGTCGCGTTCCTCGGGCCGCGGGCGACCTTCACCCACCTCGCCTGCCTGAAGCACTTCGGCGAGAGCGCCGAGTACGTCCACCAGATCACCGTCTCCGAGGTGTTCGACGCGGTGGAGCGGGGGATCGCCGACTTCGGCGTCGTCCCGATCGAGAACTCGAGCGAGGGGATCGTGAGCAACACGCTCGACATGTTCGTCGAGCACACCCTCCGGATCAGCGGGGAGATCCTCCTGGAGGTGGACCACGATCTGCTGTCGGTGACGGGGGACGCCGGGCATGTGCGGAAGATCTACTCCCATCCCCACGCGATCGCCCAGTGCCGGGGGTGGCTCGAGCGGAACCTGCGGGAGATCCCGGTCTTCGACGTGGAGAGCACCGCCCGGGCGGCGGAGCTCGCCGCGGACGACCCCTCCGCCGCCGCGGTGGCCGGGGAGGCGGCCGCGAAGCTCTACGGCCTCAAGGCCGTCCGGAAGCGGATCCAGGACAATGCGAACAACTTCACCCGGTTCATCATCGTCGGGAAGCTGTCCCCGGAACGGACCGGGAACGACAAGACCTCCATCCTCTTTTCCGGGAAGGACGAGGTGGGGTCGCTCTACCTCATGCTGGAGCCGTTCGCGAAGCACCGGGTGAACCTCACGAAGATCGAATCCCGGCCGGTCAAGAAGAAGGCGTGGGAATACCTTTTTTTCCTCGACATGGAGGGGCACATCACGGACGACCCGGTCGCGGGGGCCGTGGACGAGCTGCGGATGCGCGCCCATTTCCTGAAGATCCTCGGATCCTATCCGCGCGCGATCTGA
- a CDS encoding cytidylate kinase: MRERPIVTIDGPSGAGKSTVSRLLAKRAGFVRLDTGAMYRACALAARRAGIPWSDGDALGRLCGRLSMEFRPADGELRLFLSEEDVSGPIRSPEVSMGASEVSAHGPVRDSLVALQRRMGERGGVVLEGRDTGTVVFPDAEVKFYLDAQAAVRAMRRYLEWGAEAGKPFEEVFREVLRRDIQDSTREHSPLSVPPGAIRIDSTNLSAGEVVDAMMRHLPVSEGRSREGADR, translated from the coding sequence GTGAGGGAGAGGCCGATCGTGACGATCGACGGCCCCTCCGGCGCCGGGAAGAGCACCGTGTCCCGTCTCCTGGCAAAAAGGGCCGGGTTCGTCCGGCTGGACACGGGGGCGATGTACCGCGCCTGCGCGCTGGCCGCCCGGAGGGCCGGGATCCCATGGTCCGACGGGGATGCGCTCGGCCGGCTCTGCGGGCGGTTGTCGATGGAGTTCCGCCCGGCGGACGGGGAGCTGCGGCTGTTCCTGTCGGAGGAGGATGTGAGCGGCCCCATCCGGTCTCCGGAGGTCAGCATGGGGGCGTCGGAGGTGTCCGCCCATGGGCCGGTGCGGGACTCGCTGGTCGCGCTCCAGCGGAGGATGGGGGAGCGGGGAGGCGTGGTGCTGGAAGGACGCGACACGGGGACGGTGGTCTTCCCGGACGCCGAGGTGAAGTTCTACCTGGACGCGCAGGCGGCCGTGCGGGCGATGCGGCGGTATCTCGAGTGGGGGGCGGAGGCGGGGAAGCCGTTCGAAGAGGTGTTCCGGGAGGTGCTGCGGCGGGACATCCAGGACAGCACCCGGGAGCACTCCCCGCTTTCCGTCCCGCCCGGGGCGATCCGGATCGACTCCACGAACCTCTCCGCGGGGGAGGTGGTCGACGCCATGATGCGCCATCTTCCCGTCTCGGAGGGAAGGAGCCGGGAAGGAGCGGACCGGTGA
- a CDS encoding HIT family hydrolase: protein MERIFSPWRMEYIRGGGSSGGRCIFCVGEDERDDPERLVLGLYPATLAVLNRYPYNNGHVLLAPRRHVADLSDLTPEERGELISLLALGTKAIGEEYSPEGLNIGMNLGKAAGAGVEDHLHLHLVPRWKGDTNFMTSVVSTRVLPESLRETHARLSGRFGPLRPSR from the coding sequence GTGGAGCGGATCTTCTCCCCCTGGCGGATGGAGTATATCCGGGGGGGCGGTTCCTCCGGAGGGCGGTGCATCTTCTGCGTAGGCGAGGATGAGCGGGACGACCCCGAGCGGCTGGTGCTCGGGCTGTACCCGGCCACCCTCGCCGTCCTGAACCGGTATCCCTACAACAACGGGCATGTTCTGCTGGCCCCGAGGAGACACGTGGCCGATCTTTCCGACCTCACGCCGGAGGAGCGGGGGGAGCTGATCTCCCTGCTTGCCCTGGGCACGAAGGCGATCGGGGAGGAGTATTCCCCGGAGGGGCTCAACATCGGGATGAACCTCGGCAAGGCGGCCGGCGCCGGGGTGGAAGACCACCTGCATCTGCATCTCGTTCCCCGGTGGAAAGGGGACACGAACTTCATGACCTCCGTCGTGTCGACCCGCGTTCTCCCGGAATCGCTTCGGGAGACGCATGCGAGGCTTTCCGGGAGATTCGGGCCGCTGCGTCCCTCCCGGTGA
- a CDS encoding 3-deoxy-7-phosphoheptulonate synthase: MIIVLKGGATAREIELVEEKIRSYGLTCHTSKGVERTIIGAIGDERHMQPEAFEGMECVEKVLRILKPYKLVSRDFQKEDTVVTVRGQKIGGGTVALIAGPCSVEGKEMMLGVGSRVASCGASFLRGGAFKPRTSPYAFQGLGEEGLRYLEEAREITGLPVATELMDPRDIDLVVRYADVIQIGARNMQNFRLLTEVGKLDKPVILKRGLSATIVEWLMSAEYIASEGNSQIILCERGVRTFETATRNTFDVSSIPVVKGLSHLPVIADPSHAAGKVGLVEPLAAAAIAAGADGVMIEVHPDPERALSDGPQSLRPDAFREMIPRLKKIAQAVGKTLANA, from the coding sequence ATGATCATCGTGCTGAAAGGCGGGGCGACCGCCCGCGAGATCGAGCTGGTGGAGGAGAAGATCCGCTCGTACGGGCTCACCTGCCACACCTCGAAGGGGGTGGAGAGGACGATCATCGGGGCGATCGGCGACGAGCGGCACATGCAGCCGGAAGCCTTCGAGGGGATGGAGTGCGTCGAGAAGGTGCTCCGGATCCTCAAGCCCTACAAGCTGGTCAGCCGGGACTTCCAGAAGGAGGACACGGTCGTCACCGTGAGGGGGCAGAAGATCGGGGGGGGCACCGTGGCGCTCATCGCGGGGCCCTGCTCGGTCGAGGGGAAGGAGATGATGCTCGGGGTGGGAAGCCGGGTGGCCTCCTGCGGAGCCTCCTTCCTGCGGGGCGGCGCCTTCAAGCCGCGCACCTCCCCCTACGCATTCCAGGGGCTGGGGGAGGAGGGGCTGCGGTACCTCGAGGAGGCGCGCGAGATCACCGGGCTGCCGGTGGCCACGGAGCTGATGGACCCCCGGGACATCGACCTGGTGGTCCGGTACGCCGACGTGATCCAGATCGGTGCGAGAAACATGCAGAATTTCCGCCTCCTGACCGAAGTGGGGAAGCTCGACAAGCCTGTGATCCTGAAGCGGGGCTTAAGCGCGACGATCGTGGAGTGGCTGATGTCGGCGGAGTATATCGCCTCCGAGGGGAACAGCCAAATCATCCTCTGCGAGCGGGGGGTCCGGACCTTCGAGACGGCCACCCGGAATACCTTCGACGTGTCGTCCATCCCGGTCGTGAAGGGGCTCTCCCACCTGCCGGTGATCGCCGACCCGAGCCACGCGGCGGGAAAGGTGGGGCTGGTCGAGCCGCTGGCCGCCGCCGCGATCGCCGCCGGAGCCGACGGAGTCATGATCGAAGTCCACCCCGACCCGGAGAGGGCGCTGTCGGACGGTCCGCAGTCGCTCCGGCCCGACGCCTTCCGGGAAATGATCCCCCGCCTGAAGAAGATCGCGCAGGCGGTCGGGAAGACGCTGGCGAACGCATGA
- a CDS encoding 3-phosphoshikimate 1-carboxyvinyltransferase, whose protein sequence is MKRTGGLEGTVGVPGDKSISHRSVLLASLAGGESRIRGFLSAEDTRRTVTMMRALGVSIEERSATELRIEGPGMRRFSEPGDVIDAGNSGTTIRIGAGLLAAQPFVTFITGDPYLRRRPMGRIVLPLSRMGARITGRRDDTFPPLCIRGGTLQGIRYEMPVASAQVKSCLLLAGLHADSPVTVVEPLPSRDHTERMLSAMGARVIRDGDGITVHPAEALPPLTMQAPGDISSAAFFLVLAACLPGSRLRIPGVGVNPGRTGAVEVLRRMGAEITFESVREEGGEPVADLVVRGRELVGTEVEPAEIPSLIDEVPAICAAAALARGRTEIRGAQELRVKESDRIGAMRSSLSRLGVPCGETPDGIWVEGPARLREGETCDSGGDHRIAMSILVLSAASGVPVKVSDTSCIATSFPGFEERLGELVR, encoded by the coding sequence GTGAAGCGCACGGGCGGACTGGAAGGAACGGTCGGAGTACCCGGAGACAAGTCGATCAGCCACAGATCCGTCCTGTTGGCCTCCCTGGCCGGAGGGGAGAGCAGGATCCGGGGGTTCCTGTCCGCGGAGGACACCCGGCGGACGGTGACGATGATGCGGGCGCTGGGGGTTTCGATCGAGGAGCGGTCCGCAACGGAGCTGCGGATCGAGGGCCCGGGGATGCGGCGGTTTTCCGAGCCCGGGGACGTCATCGACGCGGGGAACTCCGGGACGACGATCCGGATCGGGGCCGGGCTGCTCGCGGCGCAGCCTTTCGTCACCTTCATCACCGGAGATCCCTATCTCCGTCGCCGGCCCATGGGAAGGATCGTGCTCCCGCTTTCCCGGATGGGGGCGAGGATCACCGGCCGCCGCGACGACACCTTTCCGCCGCTCTGCATCCGGGGCGGTACGCTCCAGGGGATCCGGTACGAGATGCCGGTCGCCTCCGCCCAGGTGAAGTCCTGCCTCCTGCTGGCCGGTCTCCACGCCGATTCCCCGGTCACGGTCGTGGAGCCGCTCCCCTCGCGGGACCACACGGAGAGGATGCTGTCGGCGATGGGTGCGCGGGTGATCCGGGACGGGGACGGGATCACGGTCCATCCCGCGGAGGCCCTCCCCCCCCTTACGATGCAGGCCCCCGGCGACATCTCCTCGGCCGCCTTTTTCCTGGTGCTCGCCGCCTGCCTGCCGGGCTCCCGCCTCCGGATCCCGGGGGTGGGGGTGAACCCGGGGAGGACCGGGGCCGTCGAGGTGCTCCGCAGGATGGGGGCGGAGATCACCTTCGAGTCGGTCCGGGAGGAGGGGGGGGAACCGGTCGCCGATCTGGTCGTCCGGGGCCGGGAGCTCGTCGGAACGGAGGTGGAGCCGGCGGAGATCCCTTCCCTGATCGACGAGGTTCCCGCGATCTGCGCCGCCGCCGCGCTGGCCCGGGGCCGCACGGAGATCCGGGGGGCGCAGGAGCTGCGGGTGAAGGAGTCGGACCGGATCGGGGCGATGCGTTCTTCCCTTTCCCGGCTCGGAGTTCCGTGCGGCGAAACTCCGGACGGGATCTGGGTCGAGGGGCCGGCCCGGCTGCGGGAAGGCGAAACCTGCGACAGCGGCGGAGACCACCGGATCGCGATGTCGATCCTGGTCCTTTCCGCCGCGAGCGGGGTTCCGGTGAAGGTTTCCGACACCTCCTGCATCGCCACGTCGTTTCCCGGGTTCGAGGAACGTCTCGGGGAACTGGTCCGGTGA
- a CDS encoding acetyl-CoA carboxylase carboxyltransferase subunit alpha, with the protein MILQYLDFERPIVDLENRLDQLRRVDDGTDRSVREETGKLEKKIAKIRKEIFSNLTRWQITLLARHPNRPYMLDYMNLMFRNFLEIHGDRLYRDDPSIVAGFAELDAEKVLVIGQQKGRNTNEKIRRNFGMAHPEGYRKALRVMKLAEKFRLPVVTFIDTPGAFPGIGAEERGQSEAIARNLLEMARLETPIVVVVIGEGGSGGALALGVGDLILMMEFAIYSVISPEGCASILWRDTASAETAAEMMKITAPDLKKFGVVDRIIPEPEGGAHRDHKAAAEAVKAALVESLAAVRSLSVRQLLDRRYAKFREIGRMKRKAGGA; encoded by the coding sequence ATGATCCTCCAATACCTGGATTTCGAGAGACCGATCGTGGACCTGGAGAACCGGCTCGACCAGCTCCGGCGGGTCGACGACGGGACCGACCGAAGCGTCCGCGAGGAGACCGGCAAGCTGGAGAAGAAGATCGCCAAGATCCGGAAGGAGATCTTTTCGAACCTCACCCGGTGGCAGATCACCCTGCTCGCCCGCCACCCGAACCGCCCCTACATGCTCGATTACATGAACCTGATGTTTAGGAATTTCCTCGAGATCCACGGGGACCGCCTCTACCGGGACGACCCGTCGATCGTCGCCGGATTCGCGGAGCTGGACGCCGAGAAGGTGCTCGTCATCGGGCAGCAGAAGGGGCGGAACACGAACGAGAAGATCCGGCGGAACTTCGGGATGGCCCACCCCGAGGGCTACCGGAAGGCCCTCCGGGTGATGAAGCTCGCGGAGAAGTTCCGCCTCCCCGTCGTCACCTTCATCGACACGCCGGGGGCCTTCCCCGGGATCGGGGCGGAGGAGCGGGGGCAGTCCGAGGCGATCGCCCGGAACCTTCTCGAGATGGCCCGGCTGGAGACCCCGATCGTGGTCGTGGTGATCGGCGAGGGGGGGAGCGGCGGTGCGCTGGCCCTGGGGGTGGGGGACCTGATCCTGATGATGGAGTTCGCGATCTACTCGGTGATCTCCCCGGAAGGGTGCGCCTCCATCCTCTGGAGGGACACCGCGAGCGCGGAGACGGCGGCCGAGATGATGAAGATCACCGCCCCGGACCTGAAGAAGTTCGGTGTCGTGGACCGGATCATCCCGGAGCCGGAGGGGGGCGCCCACCGGGACCACAAGGCGGCCGCGGAGGCGGTCAAGGCGGCGCTCGTCGAGTCGCTCGCCGCGGTCCGCTCGCTGTCGGTTCGCCAGCTCCTGGACCGCCGCTATGCCAAGTTCCGGGAGATCGGGCGGATGAAGAGGAAGGCGGGCGGCGCCTGA